ATAGGGTCGAATATCCTCCCTAGAAAAAGCACTTTCTTCGATAAAAGCGTCAATTCTGTTCGCCAATTTTTCTTCTTTTAAAATAGGAAAAAGGCTTGAACTGATTTCAGCTAAGTACTCGGCATGACTCCCGGAAAAATCCTTAGGTTTCATATGAGCTGCTAGGCAGGTGGCAATTAAATCGATTGCAATGTCTGTATTCGCTTTTTTAATGGCACGAAGCATTTTTAATTCTTCGTTTACAGATAAACCGTACCCGCTTTTTACTTCCACCGTAGTTACACCATTTTTTAAATGTTGTTGGGCCCGTTTTATGGTTTTTTTAATGAGTTCTTCGGACGATGCTTTGCGTGTTTCGGTAACGGTATCCCATATGCCTCCACCAGCTTTTGCAATTTCTAAGTAGGTTTTTCCTGCATTTCGCATGGCATAATCTTTGGCTCTCGTTCCTCCAAAGCAAATATGCGTGTGGGCATCAATAAACCCGGGTAAGCCAACATGGTTTCCTTCTAGTTTTATATGCACTGTAGTTTTAGATGCCTCGGATACAAGTTTATCAAAATCCCCAATTTTCTGAATAATACCGTTTTCCATAAGAATCCCAACATCGGCTAAAATTTCTAGCTGTTCATCTTTTAAAGCACCTTTTAGAGGCAAATTAGCCATAGTCACTAACTGCTTAAACGGACCTATAAGTTTTAAATTCTTCATTTTTTAGATCGTTAGATTGTTCGATACTTTCATTATTAAGTGCATCGCGCTTGGCGGAATGCGTTTAGCGCACAGCGTAATTATTTCAAAACACTTCAAATTCCTCAGAATACTTGGTTTTTAAGGATACCCCTTTTTTAGCACTTACCTTTTCGATTACTTTTATGATGGTTTTATCTTGGATCATTTTGATGCCTTTTTCAATATCGTCAGAGAAAACTCGGTCTTTGTCGGCAAACGAGACCTGTTTACGCACTTCTTTATGAATTTCATCTAAAAACAAACCCGATTTCATCGGTTTTCTAAATTCAAAGGCCTGAGCAGCCGTCAATAATTCTATCGCTAATATTTTTTCTACATTTTCTAAGACTTGCAAGGCCTTTCGACCACCGATAGACCCCATACTTACGTGGTCTTCTTGTCCCAAAGACGTAGGAATGCTATCTGCACTAGACGGAAAACACAAGCCTTTATTTTCACTTGCTAAAGCAGCGGTGGTATATTGCAAAATCATATAGCCCGAATTAATGCCTGTTTCGTGCATCAATAATTTGGGCACGCCGGGGCTGTTTCCTTCTAGTGCTAAATAAATTCTTCGGTCAGAGATATTGCCCAATTCTGACGCTGCTAGGCACGCATAATCTAGGGCCATGGCCAAGGGTTGCCCGTGAAAGTTGCCACCGCTAATCGTTAAATCTTCATCAATAATAATAGGATTATCGGTGACAGAATTTAGTTCTACTTCGACCAATTCTTTTAAATGCAACCAAGCATTTCGAGAGGCCCCATGCACTTGTGGCATACAACGCAATGAATACGGATCTTGAACGCGATCACAATCAATATGGTCTTCCATAATTTCAGAACCTTTTAATAATCGTTTGATGCGCTTGGCAACATGGATATTTCCCTTGAAGGGTCGTAAGGCATGCAATTCGTTAAAAAATGGTTTTACCGAGCCTTGTAAACCTTCAATCATCATCGCACCAATAATATCGGCTTGAGATAAACAACTGTGTAATTTTTCTACCACTTTTACGGCATGCGCTGCGATAAATTGGGTTCCATTTATAAGGGCTAAACCTTCTTTTGGCCCTAAATCAACGCTAGACAGGCCCGTTCGCTCAAATAGTTCAGAAGTCGGAATTTCAGCGCCTTGAAACTGAACTTTTCCCAAGCCAATTAAGGGTAAGAATAAATGCGATAGGGGAGCCAAATCGCCCGAAGCACCAACCGATCCTTGTGAAGGTACTATGGGAATAGCATCATTTTCTATATGCCAAATAATTCTATCGATGCTGGTTTCTGAAATACCAGAATAGCCTTTTGCTAAAGAATGGACTTTTAAAATCAGCATCAATTTAGCCAGTTCTGTAGCAATAGGTTTCCCTACGCCTACACTATGGCTTTTGAGAATATTGGTTTGTAATATTTTGGTTTCTTCTTTTGATATTTTGGTGGTACATAAGGGACCAAAGCCGGTATTGATGCCGTAAACGGCATGACCCTTTGCCACAATATTCGCTACGGTTTGTGCACTTTCTTGTACTTTTTTTCTTTTGGCAGCAGTGAGTTCAAGCTTTATTTCTCCTGCTGCAATGGCCATGGCCTTGCTTACCGTGAGCCAATCTTCACCAATTAGAAATATACTTTGAGAGGATGACATACCGTATTTTTTTATTTCCTTAAAAATAATCATTAAGTTTGATACTTACCAATATCAATTTTATCAATATATAATAACTGTGAGTTATCAACTAGAACTACGTCATTTTAACTATTTTTTAGCGGTGGCCGAGGAATTACACTACCGCAAAGCAGCTGAAAAACTCTGTATTTCTCAACCTGGTTTGAGTCGGCAAATAAAACAAATGGAAGAAATTTTAGGAACGTCTTTGTTTGTTCGGGATAAGAAAAAAGTGAGTCTCACTGCTGCCGGTTCGTATTTAAAAACCGAAGTAGAATTTATCGTAAATCATTTGGCCATCACACAAAAACAGCTGAAATTAATCGCTGAAGGCAGCGTTGGAGAATTGCGAATTGGCTTTTTAGGCTCTGCGATGCAAACGGTTATTCCTGAGTTATTGGTGAGCTTACACCACCATTTTCCTGAAATTAAAACAAGCTTAGAAGAGTTGTCAAATACCGCTCAAGTAAATGCTCTTTTGAAAGATACCCTAGACCTTGGGTTTGTGCGCTTGGCGCGCGTACCTGACGAATTAGCGATAAAAACAATTTTGTATGATAGTTTCTCGCTGGTACTACCCGCATCGCACCCTATCACGCCAAACAATTTTAGATCCGTAGGGCAATTGGCTAACGAAGATTTTATTTTGTTTTCACAGGAATATAGTCCCTTGTATTTTGATACCATTATGAGTATCTGCGAAGATGCTGGTTTCACGCCTAAAATTTCCCACAAATCGGTACATGCCCAAACAATTTTTCGCCTGGTTGAAAACAACTTGGGTATTTCCATAGTACCTAGTTCGTTGCAATACGGATATAAACTAGGGGTGAAGTTTATTGAACTTAAAGAAATAGCACAAAAGGCGGAGTTATCGGTTATCTGGAAGAAGGAGAATCGGAACCCCACGATAGCGCAAACGCTTAAATTAATCTTAACGAGCGCAGAGAAATAAATCAATAGTTTTAAATTTGTTACAGCAAAAAACAGCAATGATGATACTTGAAATAATACGAAATAGAAGATCCATTTTCCCGGCTCAGTATAACGATACTCCCATAACTAAGGAGGCTATTGAAACCATTTTGGAAGCTGCCAATTGGGCGCCTACCCACCGAAAAACCGAACCTTGGCGCTTTAGAGTGCTGCAAGGCGAAACGCTAGAAAAACTCGGTTTGTTTTTATCCCTGAAATATTTAGAAACAGAGGCTAGTCCTAAAGAGTTTAAAGCTAAAAAACTGATTGAAAACCCTAAAAAAGCAGGAGCGATTATTGCGATTTGCATGCAGCGTGATCCAAATAAATCGGTACCCGAATGGGAAGAAGTTGCTGCGACGGCTATGGCAGTCCAGAATATGTGGCTTGCTTGTACCGAAATGAAGATTGGGGCCTATTGGAGTTCACCAGCGTTGACCAAATATATGGGTGAGTTTTTTGAAATGGCAGATGAAGAGGCGTGTTTGGGCTTTTTCTATATGGGAAATTACGATAAAGACATAGAAATTCCCGAAGTGACCAGAACTCCGATTGCTGAGAAAACGGTTTGGTTGTAATACTTACACTAATGTTTTTATGGTCGTATATAGTTGTTGAATAACGGCGCTCATTTTCTGAATATCGATGGTGCTGAGTACATCTTTTGACGTGTGGTAGTAGGCATTGCGATAAAACGAAGTATTGGTTATCATTACAGCTGGATAGTTTAAGTTCCAATAATTCAAATGATCCGAAAAATCAACACCGCGAACTAAGGCAGATCCTTTAAAAGATTTTGTGGGAATAAGTGTTTGTGCCTTCATTAAGGTTTCGATTTGTGACCCAAAATCGCCCCTATTTTCATTTTGTACAACGGTAATAAAATTAGCACGTGTACCGTAAACAGTGCTCATGGCTGGAATTGGATATTTTTGAGAATCAGCTGCTTCATTATAATAACCAATCATTTCCAAGCAAATCATCCCTTTTATAGGTATCTGATTATCAAATAAATAGTTCGAATGTATATAGCTTCCCATTTGTTCGGTTCTAAAAAAGGGGGGTTCTTCTAAAGTATAGGCAACAAAATCTATTCTGTATTTTAAGTTTTCTTTGGAAAGCAGACGCGCTAATTCTAACAATCCACTTACGCCACTGGCATTATCATCCGCTCCTTATTGCTCGCCAAACACATCATAATGCGTACCTATAATAATCCACTCTTTTTGATTGCTATTCAATGAACCAATCACATTTTTATAGGTTTCGTCACCTACCTTATATTCCTGAAAACTTACCGAATCACATACTTTAGCAAGTTCTGTTTGAATAAAATCGGCAATGTGGTTTAAGGTTTTTATGTTTTTGTGGTTTCTGCTTTCTGTAGTTTGGGTGATGGTTTTTAAATCATTTTTAATGCGAAGTGTATCGAAAACAAAAGTATGTTCGATTGTGGATTTATTTTGCCCTTTACAACTCGTTATAAACAAAGTAAAGCTTAGAATAAATAATAGAACTCGATAGTTTTTAAGGTTTTTTATTTTACTCATTACTATTTGTTGAAATATCATTTTGAAAAGTATTCCATTCCTCCATTAAAAAAAAGCTAAACTTATCTTTTTCATGATTTTTAATGCGATATTCTAAATCTTTATTTTCAACAAGGTAGCTAAAAAAAAGACCAACTTCTCCCTCCTTTAACTTCATTTGGTTTAGTGCAAAATCGGTATAATTAGTTTCTAAGAATTCAAAATTATTTTGTTTATTTTCACGAATAACCCCTTGTTTCATTCTTTTTGTTCTGCCGCTAATCGCGTTTACAATAGGATCTACTTGAAGAGAGCCACCTAATAGGGAGAGTAAGTGTATGGGTTTAAAATCGCCAGCCGTTGCAAGTCGCCTTTCATATTGGCTAAAAGTTTTCATTTCTTTTGGGATTATTCCAAGAGAAACGGCATTGATACTTTCATATTTAACAACTTCTACTTCTTTTAATTCGATAGATTTTTCATACATCACAATTTTAATAATTGTTGTTGACATTTCTTTAGTAGTTATAATTTTTGTTAAATCTTGCATACCTACATAAGAAATAGATAAACTATCACCAAGACTTACTTTTATGTCAAACAAACCAAACTCGTTCGAAATGGTACTATTATTTTGAGAAATATTTATAATGTTTACGCCTTCTAAGTTTTCATTATTAAAAATTATTAAACCTTCTAACCTATTGGTTTGAGACGATACAAAAAGGGAGTAAAGGCATAGAGAAAAACAAAGTATATGCTTCATGAAAGTAATCTTAGCTTCGTTTATTTCTGATGAAGAATGTCTAAAATATAATAATTAAGACTCAATTTTTTACTTTTTAACAAAGTTTAAGAACTAAACGAAAATAGCACGTTTTTATATTCCCAAGCCTTAGCAATAAAAAGCCCTAGGTAAACCACAGCGACCATAAACTTTAAAAATGTTCCTGTTAAGAAGCCTAAAAAAGAACCAAATGCCGCTTTGAGGGCAGTTTTATTATCTGCTTTATTAAAGATTTCACCCACAAAAGCACCTACAAAAGGCCAAATAATAATTCCGAAAATACCGAGAATAGGGAACACTAAGGCCACTACCAAACCTATGGTAGTGCCAATCATGCCAGATTTACTGCCACCAAATTTTTTAGTGCCGATAGCCGGAATGATATAGTCCATCACCAAAACAAGTAGGGCAATACCCAAAGTAATGCCTAAAAACCACCAATCTA
The sequence above is drawn from the Cellulophaga sp. Hel_I_12 genome and encodes:
- the hutI gene encoding imidazolonepropionase, which translates into the protein MKNLKLIGPFKQLVTMANLPLKGALKDEQLEILADVGILMENGIIQKIGDFDKLVSEASKTTVHIKLEGNHVGLPGFIDAHTHICFGGTRAKDYAMRNAGKTYLEIAKAGGGIWDTVTETRKASSEELIKKTIKRAQQHLKNGVTTVEVKSGYGLSVNEELKMLRAIKKANTDIAIDLIATCLAAHMKPKDFSGSHAEYLAEISSSLFPILKEEKLANRIDAFIEESAFSREDIRPYFSKAKAMGFDITVHADQFSTGGSATAIEFDALSADHLEASTDKEIALLAKSNVIATALPGASLGLGCAFTPARKLLDAGCCLAIASDHNPGSAPMGDLLTQAAILQSFEKLSNAEVLAGITYRAAAALHLKDRGEIKEGFLADLALFHTDNYNEILYHQGSFKPCMVFKNGNLVYDKHS
- the hutH gene encoding histidine ammonia-lyase gives rise to the protein MSSSQSIFLIGEDWLTVSKAMAIAAGEIKLELTAAKRKKVQESAQTVANIVAKGHAVYGINTGFGPLCTTKISKEETKILQTNILKSHSVGVGKPIATELAKLMLILKVHSLAKGYSGISETSIDRIIWHIENDAIPIVPSQGSVGASGDLAPLSHLFLPLIGLGKVQFQGAEIPTSELFERTGLSSVDLGPKEGLALINGTQFIAAHAVKVVEKLHSCLSQADIIGAMMIEGLQGSVKPFFNELHALRPFKGNIHVAKRIKRLLKGSEIMEDHIDCDRVQDPYSLRCMPQVHGASRNAWLHLKELVEVELNSVTDNPIIIDEDLTISGGNFHGQPLAMALDYACLAASELGNISDRRIYLALEGNSPGVPKLLMHETGINSGYMILQYTTAALASENKGLCFPSSADSIPTSLGQEDHVSMGSIGGRKALQVLENVEKILAIELLTAAQAFEFRKPMKSGLFLDEIHKEVRKQVSFADKDRVFSDDIEKGIKMIQDKTIIKVIEKVSAKKGVSLKTKYSEEFEVF
- a CDS encoding LysR family transcriptional regulator produces the protein MSYQLELRHFNYFLAVAEELHYRKAAEKLCISQPGLSRQIKQMEEILGTSLFVRDKKKVSLTAAGSYLKTEVEFIVNHLAITQKQLKLIAEGSVGELRIGFLGSAMQTVIPELLVSLHHHFPEIKTSLEELSNTAQVNALLKDTLDLGFVRLARVPDELAIKTILYDSFSLVLPASHPITPNNFRSVGQLANEDFILFSQEYSPLYFDTIMSICEDAGFTPKISHKSVHAQTIFRLVENNLGISIVPSSLQYGYKLGVKFIELKEIAQKAELSVIWKKENRNPTIAQTLKLILTSAEK
- a CDS encoding nitroreductase, whose amino-acid sequence is MILEIIRNRRSIFPAQYNDTPITKEAIETILEAANWAPTHRKTEPWRFRVLQGETLEKLGLFLSLKYLETEASPKEFKAKKLIENPKKAGAIIAICMQRDPNKSVPEWEEVAATAMAVQNMWLACTEMKIGAYWSSPALTKYMGEFFEMADEEACLGFFYMGNYDKDIEIPEVTRTPIAEKTVWL
- a CDS encoding carboxypeptidase-like regulatory domain-containing protein, yielding MKHILCFSLCLYSLFVSSQTNRLEGLIIFNNENLEGVNIINISQNNSTISNEFGLFDIKVSLGDSLSISYVGMQDLTKIITTKEMSTTIIKIVMYEKSIELKEVEVVKYESINAVSLGIIPKEMKTFSQYERRLATAGDFKPIHLLSLLGGSLQVDPIVNAISGRTKRMKQGVIRENKQNNFEFLETNYTDFALNQMKLKEGEVGLFFSYLVENKDLEYRIKNHEKDKFSFFLMEEWNTFQNDISTNSNE
- a CDS encoding DUF456 domain-containing protein, producing MDIALLILGFIFMLVGILGSFLPMLPGPPISWLGLLLLYVTKAIPLDWWFLGITLGIALLVLVMDYIIPAIGTKKFGGSKSGMIGTTIGLVVALVFPILGIFGIIIWPFVGAFVGEIFNKADNKTALKAAFGSFLGFLTGTFLKFMVAVVYLGLFIAKAWEYKNVLFSFSS